The following coding sequences are from one Humulus lupulus chromosome X, drHumLupu1.1, whole genome shotgun sequence window:
- the LOC133803550 gene encoding O-fucosyltransferase 31-like isoform X1: MKVHHFHEYWPNHSHRAALAAALLLLLPAFSPNLFAPLGRAFPSIFSEWNAPKPMHFHLLKAALHLPISLQQQRSLWSPLAHQGWRPCLDVEEPKDVPLSSKKSQGYIQVFLDGGLNQQKMGICDAVAVAKILNATLVIPHLDVNPVWQDSSSFAEIFDVDHFISVLRDEISIVKELPGELSWSTREYYATGIRATRIKTAPVHASADWYLENVLPVLQSYGVAAIAPFSHRLTFNNLPLNIQRLRCKVNFQALDFVPHIKELGETLVHRLRFPPSKNQVLGTEHMQEGNNEVKTQGAGKYVVLHLRFDKDMAAHSACDFGGGKAEKLALAKYRQVLWQGRVLNSQFTDNELRNQGRCPLTPEEIGLLLAALGFSNITRLYLASHKVYGGEARISALRKLFPLMEDKKGLSSFEERERVEGKASLLAAVDYYVSMHSDIFISASPGNMHNALVGHRALLNLKTIRPNMGLLSQLFLNKSMNWSEFQQAVLNGHKSRQGQIRLRKEKQSIYTYPAPDCMCPS; the protein is encoded by the exons ATGAAGGTTCATCACTTTCACGAGTATTGGCCTAACCACTCCCACAGAGCCGCTTTGGCCGCGGCTTTGCTGCTGCTTTTGCCTGCTTTCTCCCCCAATCTCTTCGCCCCTCTCGGCCGAGCTTTCCCTTCCATCTTCTCC GAATGGAACGCTCCAAAACCCATGCATTTCCATCTCTTGAAAGCCGCTCTACATCTCCCAATT TCTCTTCAGCAACAGAGAAGCCTCTGGTCCCCTTTGGCTCACCAAGGTTGGAGACCTTGTCTTGATGTTGAAGAACCTAAAGATGTACCTT TGTCATCGAAAAAATCTCAGGGGTATATCCAGGTATTCCTTGATGGAGGCTTGAACCAGCAAAAGATGGGG atttgtgATGCAGTTGCTGTTGCGAAAATCTTAAATGCAACACTAGTCATCCCACACCTTGATGTAAATCCTGTATGGCAAGACTCAAG TTCATTTGCAGAAATTTTTGATGTGGATCACTTTATATCAGTCCTTCGTGATGAAATTTCCATAGTTAAAGAGCTACCTGGTGAACTTTCTTGGAGCACAAGAGAGTATTATGCTACAGGCATTCGAGCGACTAGAATCAAGACAGCACCTGTTCATGCTTCGGCTGACTGGTACCTGGAAAATGTCTTGCCTGTATTGCAGAG TTATGGGGTTGCTGCTATTGCCCCATTCTCGCATCGTTTGACTTTCAACAATTTGCCTTTAAACATCCAGCGTCTTCGTTGTAAAGTGAACTTTCAAGCTTTGGACTTTGTTCCTCATATTAAGGAATTGGGAGAAACCCTTGTTCATAGGCTACGTTTCCCTCCTagcaaaaatcaagttttagggACTGAGCACATGCAAGAAGGAAATAATGAGGTCAAAACACAGGGAGCTGGGAAGTATGTTGTATTGCATCTTCGCTTTGATAAA GATATGGCTGCTCATTCTGCTTGTGATTTTGGTGGTGGTAAAGCTGAGAAATTGGCTCTTGCAAAATATCGGCAGGTGCTTTGGCAAGGAAGGGTCCTAAATTCTCAGTTCACAGATAATGAGTTGAGAAATCAGGGCCGTTGTCCATTAACCCCGGAAGAGATAGGACTGCTATTAGCAGCTCTGGGGTTCAGCAATATTACTCGCCTCTATCTGGCTTCCCACAAG GTTTATGGTGGAGAAGCACGGATATCAGCTTTGCGGAAATTGTTTCCACTAATGGAAGATAAGAAGGGTCTTTCCTCCTTTGAGGAGCGAGAGAGGGTTGAAGGCAAAGCTTCATTGTTAGCTGCAGTTGATTACTATGTGAGCATGCACAGTGATATCTTCATATCTGCTTCTCCAGGAAATATGCACAATGCTCTG GTGGGACATCGAGCTCTTCTGAACTTGAAGACTATAAGACCCAACATGGGATTGCTAAGCcaacttttcttgaataaaaGCATGAACTGGTCAGAGTTTCAACAGGCTGTACTAAATGGGCATAAAAGTAGACAAGGGCAGATCAGGTTAAGAAAAGAGAAGCAATCCATTTATACATATCCTGCTCCTGACTGCATGTGTCCATCTTAG
- the LOC133803550 gene encoding O-fucosyltransferase 31-like isoform X2, translating to MKVHHFHEYWPNHSHRAALAAALLLLLPAFSPNLFAPLGRAFPSIFSEWNAPKPMHFHLLKAALHLPIQQRSLWSPLAHQGWRPCLDVEEPKDVPLSSKKSQGYIQVFLDGGLNQQKMGICDAVAVAKILNATLVIPHLDVNPVWQDSSSFAEIFDVDHFISVLRDEISIVKELPGELSWSTREYYATGIRATRIKTAPVHASADWYLENVLPVLQSYGVAAIAPFSHRLTFNNLPLNIQRLRCKVNFQALDFVPHIKELGETLVHRLRFPPSKNQVLGTEHMQEGNNEVKTQGAGKYVVLHLRFDKDMAAHSACDFGGGKAEKLALAKYRQVLWQGRVLNSQFTDNELRNQGRCPLTPEEIGLLLAALGFSNITRLYLASHKVYGGEARISALRKLFPLMEDKKGLSSFEERERVEGKASLLAAVDYYVSMHSDIFISASPGNMHNALVGHRALLNLKTIRPNMGLLSQLFLNKSMNWSEFQQAVLNGHKSRQGQIRLRKEKQSIYTYPAPDCMCPS from the exons ATGAAGGTTCATCACTTTCACGAGTATTGGCCTAACCACTCCCACAGAGCCGCTTTGGCCGCGGCTTTGCTGCTGCTTTTGCCTGCTTTCTCCCCCAATCTCTTCGCCCCTCTCGGCCGAGCTTTCCCTTCCATCTTCTCC GAATGGAACGCTCCAAAACCCATGCATTTCCATCTCTTGAAAGCCGCTCTACATCTCCCAATT CAACAGAGAAGCCTCTGGTCCCCTTTGGCTCACCAAGGTTGGAGACCTTGTCTTGATGTTGAAGAACCTAAAGATGTACCTT TGTCATCGAAAAAATCTCAGGGGTATATCCAGGTATTCCTTGATGGAGGCTTGAACCAGCAAAAGATGGGG atttgtgATGCAGTTGCTGTTGCGAAAATCTTAAATGCAACACTAGTCATCCCACACCTTGATGTAAATCCTGTATGGCAAGACTCAAG TTCATTTGCAGAAATTTTTGATGTGGATCACTTTATATCAGTCCTTCGTGATGAAATTTCCATAGTTAAAGAGCTACCTGGTGAACTTTCTTGGAGCACAAGAGAGTATTATGCTACAGGCATTCGAGCGACTAGAATCAAGACAGCACCTGTTCATGCTTCGGCTGACTGGTACCTGGAAAATGTCTTGCCTGTATTGCAGAG TTATGGGGTTGCTGCTATTGCCCCATTCTCGCATCGTTTGACTTTCAACAATTTGCCTTTAAACATCCAGCGTCTTCGTTGTAAAGTGAACTTTCAAGCTTTGGACTTTGTTCCTCATATTAAGGAATTGGGAGAAACCCTTGTTCATAGGCTACGTTTCCCTCCTagcaaaaatcaagttttagggACTGAGCACATGCAAGAAGGAAATAATGAGGTCAAAACACAGGGAGCTGGGAAGTATGTTGTATTGCATCTTCGCTTTGATAAA GATATGGCTGCTCATTCTGCTTGTGATTTTGGTGGTGGTAAAGCTGAGAAATTGGCTCTTGCAAAATATCGGCAGGTGCTTTGGCAAGGAAGGGTCCTAAATTCTCAGTTCACAGATAATGAGTTGAGAAATCAGGGCCGTTGTCCATTAACCCCGGAAGAGATAGGACTGCTATTAGCAGCTCTGGGGTTCAGCAATATTACTCGCCTCTATCTGGCTTCCCACAAG GTTTATGGTGGAGAAGCACGGATATCAGCTTTGCGGAAATTGTTTCCACTAATGGAAGATAAGAAGGGTCTTTCCTCCTTTGAGGAGCGAGAGAGGGTTGAAGGCAAAGCTTCATTGTTAGCTGCAGTTGATTACTATGTGAGCATGCACAGTGATATCTTCATATCTGCTTCTCCAGGAAATATGCACAATGCTCTG GTGGGACATCGAGCTCTTCTGAACTTGAAGACTATAAGACCCAACATGGGATTGCTAAGCcaacttttcttgaataaaaGCATGAACTGGTCAGAGTTTCAACAGGCTGTACTAAATGGGCATAAAAGTAGACAAGGGCAGATCAGGTTAAGAAAAGAGAAGCAATCCATTTATACATATCCTGCTCCTGACTGCATGTGTCCATCTTAG